In Brachypodium distachyon strain Bd21 chromosome 2, Brachypodium_distachyon_v3.0, whole genome shotgun sequence, one genomic interval encodes:
- the LOC100831242 gene encoding tetraspanin-3 has product MRHGGTSVLGVVNFVTFLASIPVLGGGIWLASRANSTDCIRFLQWPIIIIGLAVMVVSLAGFAGACYRQTWLLRLYLFAMFFVVVALLFFIVFAFAVTDRGDGQVVMNRRFLEYQFSDYNGWLRNRVADPEYWATISACLRDGHACEGMKRRARDPNTGMLVPEPPSMFFGRNLSPIQSGCCKPPTSCAFTYVNETYWTPNPGVQTVVSDPDCQKWNNDQQTLCFQCDSCKAGVLAGIKKSWRKVAIINIVMLIILVIVYVAGCAAFRNAKRMDNDEPYGMARMTKSQPSRFQF; this is encoded by the exons atgcggCACGGGGGGACGAGCGTGCTGGGGGTGGTGAACTTCGTGACGTTCCTGGCGTCGATCCCGGTCCTGGGCGGCGGCATCTGGCTGGCGTCCAGGGCCAACTCTACGGACTGCATCCGCTTCCTGCAGTGgcccatcatcatcatcgggCTGGCCGTCATGGTGGTCTCCCTGGCGGGCTTCGCGGGCGCCTGCTACCGCCAGACCTGGCTGCTCCGGCTCTACCTCTTCGCCAtgttcttcgtcgtcgtcgcgctcctcttcttcatcgTCTTCGCCTTCGCCGTCACCGACCGCGGCGACGGCCAGGTCGTCATGAACCGGCGCTTCCTCGAGTACCAGTTCTCCGACTACAACGGCTGGCTCCGGAACCGCGTCGCCGACCCGGAGTACTGGGCCACCATCAGCGCCTGCCTCCGCGACGGCCACGCCTGCGAAGGGATGAagcgccgcgcccgcgacccCAACACCGGCATGCTCGTCCCCGAGCCCCCATCCATGTTCTTCGGCCGCAACCTCTCCCCGATTCAG TCTGGATGCTGCAAGCCGCCAACATCCTGCGCATTCACCTATGTGAATGAGACATACTGGACCCCAAATCCTGGAGTCCAGACCGTGGTGTCCGACCCTGACTGCCAGAAGTGGAACAATGACCAGCAGACGCTCTGCTTCCAGTGCGACTCGTGCAAGGCAGGCGTCCTCGCTGGGATCAAGAAGAGCTGGCGCAAGGtcgccatcatcaacatcGTCATGCTGATCATCCTTGTCATCGTCTATGTCGCGGGCTGCGCCGCTTTCCGCAACGCCAAGAGGATGGACAATGACGAGCCTTACGGCATGGCGAGGATGACCAAGTCCCAGCCAAGCAGGTTCCAGTTCTAG
- the LOC100822220 gene encoding LOB domain-containing protein 1 gives MESSSCDTTAPPPHHSSASPQPQPATATVVLSPCAACKILRRRCVDRCILAPYFPPTDPHKFAAAHRVFGASNIIKLLQDLPEEHRADAVSSMVYEAAARARDPVYGAAGAICQLQRQLDGLKAQLARAHADLAAARAHHAQLLALLCGAVEIAGAGHGSPPVAAAAVPVAAAPVVDAALLYVGDSAGAGAGGGGIMQASPIGWADEPLWT, from the exons ATGGAGTCGTCGTCATGCGAcaccaccgcgccgccgccgcaccactCGTCGGcatcgccgcagccgcagccagCAACGGCAACGGTGGTGCTGAGCCCGTGCGCGGCGTGCAAGATCCTCCGCCGGCGGTGCGTGGACCGGTGCATCCTGGCCCCTTACTTCCCGCCCACGGACCCCCACAagttcgccgccgcccaccgcgTCTTCGGCGCCAGCAACATCATCAAGCTCCTCCAG GATCTGCCGGAGGAGCATCGTGCGGACGCGGTGAGCAGCATGGTgtacgaggcggcggcgcgggcgcgggaccCGGTCTACGGCGCTGCGGGGGCCATCTGCCAGCTGCAGCGCCAGCTCGACGGGCTCAAGGCGCAGCTCGCCCGGGCGCacgccgacctcgccgccgcacgcgCTCACCACGCCCagctcctcgccctcctctgCGGCGCCGTCGagatcgccggcgccggccacggatcgccgccggtcgccgccgccgccgtccccgttGCCGCGGCGCCCGTGGTAGACGCCGCGCTCCTCTACGTCGGCgacagcgccggcgccggcgccggaggtggAGGGATCATGCAGGCTAGCCCCATCGGTTGGGCTGACGAGCCGCTCTGGACATGA